The genomic region TGACAACTTGGTTAATTTAGCAGAAGTTTTAGCCATTTGCATTAAAGAAAAACCTGCTTCCATCATTCTTGCACCTCCAGATTTTGAAATCATCATAAAAGGGCATTTCTTTTCAATAGCCTTATCGATAGCTCTTGCAATTTTTTCTCCAACTACCGATCCCATAGATCCACCAATAAAAGCAAAGTCCATTGCTGCTACTACTAATGGTTCTCCGTTTATTTTTCCAAATCCTGTAGATACGGCATCTTTTAAACTCGATTTCTTTTGAGCACTTGCAATTCGATCAGTATATTTTTTAGTGTCCTCAAAAGATAGTGGATCTCCAGATTCTAAATCTGTGTCTAACTCTTGATATTTATTGTCATCAAAAATAATCTCGAAATAATCTGCTGAACCAATTCTAGTGTGAAACCCCTCATTTGGAGTTACATAAGCGTTTTCTTTTAAAGCTTTTGTTTCAATTATTTCACCTCCTGGAGTTTTATACCAATACCCATCAGGAGCTTCCTTTTTCTCTGTAGTAGGAGTAACTACTCCTTTATCTTTTCTTTTAAACCAAGCCATTCTTTTCTAATTCAATTAATAATTCGAATCAATTAATTTTTCTTATGCAATAGAAATACTTTCGTCTAAATATACATCTTGAATTGCATTCAATAAGGCTACCCCTTCATTCATTGGTTTCTGGAAAGCTTTTCTTCCTGAAATCAACCCTTGTCCACCAGCTCTTTTGTTGATAACAGCTGTAGCAACTGCTTGTTCTAAATCAGACTGTCCATCTCCTGTAGATGCTCCACCAGAGTTGATTAATCCTTGACGTCCCATGTAACAGTTTGCAACTTGATATCTACACAAATCAATTGGATGGTCAGTAGTTAGTTCAGTATAAACCTTAGGGTGTGTTTTTCCGAAGTTAACAGCATTCCAACCGCCATTGTTTTCAGGTAATTTCTGCTTGATAATATCTGCTTGAATCGTTACCCCTAAGTGGTTAGCTTGTGCAGTAATATCAGTAGCTACATGATAATCTGTTCCATCTTTTTTGAAATCAGAATTTCTTAGGTAACACCATAAAATGGTTGCCATTCCCAACTCATGTGCTCTTTCAAAAGCTTGAGCAACTTCAATGATTTGACGATTACTATCTTCAGAACCAAAATAAATAGTAGCTCCAACTGCTGCAGCTCCTAAGTTCCAAGCTTCATCTACACTTCCATACATAATTTGCTGGAAAGTATTTGGGTAAGTTAGTAGTTCGTTGTGGTTTAACTTTACAATAAAAGGAATTTTATGTGCATACGTTCTGCTTACAGATGCCAATACACCAAAAGTTGATGCTACAGCATTACAACCTCCTTCAATCGCTAACTTAACAATGTTTTCAGAGTCAAAATAAATAGGATTAGGTGCGAATGATGCTCCAGCTGAATGCTCAATCCCTTGATCAACTGGTAAAATAGATACATACCCCGTATTAGCTAATCTCCCGTGACTGTAGATCGCTTCTAGATTTCTTAATACCTGAGGGTTTCTATTTGATTGACTAAAAACTCTATTTACAAAATCTCCTCCTGGTAAATGTAAAAGGTCTTTACTAATTGTTGTACATTCGTGATTAAGCAAGTTATCTGCATTTGCTCCTAAAATCTCTACTGTTTTAGACATAGTATTTTTCAAATTATTTGATTTCGAACTACAAATCTAAAAAAAAACAAGTGCTTCTACTATTTTTTAAACTTTTTCTCTTTTCTTTTTGTAAACATTTCTACTTTGAAAATTGAGATGACTCAGTATAAAATAAAAAAGCGATTATCATTTAATAATCGCTTTGAAGTAGTTCTTTATGCCTAGAGTACCAAATTCTTATCTTTATTGTAAGTGATACTATAAACGTATTTAATCTTTTTTGTTTCTCTTGGATTTATCGTTGTATTCCATGTTAAAAATCCTTTATGTTGATTATAGTTTGCTTTTCCTTTATTAATCAAATTGACTTTGATCTCTTCAACATTGGTTAATGGAATTTGATCCATTATTGTTAATTTAACATGTGAGCTTTTCATACTCTTTACCGTAATTTGATAGGTTAATGTTGATTCTTTTTCGTTTGACAATTTCTTAATTTTTTCTTCATTGGAAATTTTCTTTTGTTCAACAATAATTCTTCGATCTCTTCCTAATGCCAACTCTAAGGTATCTGTCATCGTTGAAGGAGAAATTCTTGTTTGACCAACATAAGTTCCATCATAATAGATGTTTGCTACTGCTGGTAATAGGTTGAGATCTTCCCACCCTGTTAATTTTGCCATTAAAAATGCTTCTCTTTCTTTTTTGGGAACTGCAAAATATTCAAACTCAGCATCTATTTCATCCGAATTAACAGCCATTAAATGTTCTTTTCCATCTGAGGGAATAGAATAGGGGAGTTTTAACTCAAACTCTACCATAGCCATATTGTTACTCATTTGTGTAAAGTTTGAGATATGTTTTGCTTCTACTTCATCTGAAAGCTCGTCTACATTCGCAATTGATGGCATAGCCGCAGTTTCCTTGTTGACCGAAACGTCATCTAATGAATAATTAAACGCTCCTCTTTGAATTGGTCTATAATAGCTAATATACCAAGGGGCTAACACTGGTTTATTGTTATTCCTGTTTGGATTAATAGTAGACAATGTTACATTAACGTTGTCCCAGTTAATCCCTGTATTTTGATAAACTTTCGCCTTGTAAGTTAATTTCACAGGAGCATTAACTTGATCTGCTCTTAAATCATAAGATGGAGACCACCCTGCATTGGAAGTATTATAACTTATTTCGAGAGATCCTGAAGTAGCTACATCACAAGAAACAGTTACAATAATTTGATAGATTGGTGACAACGATTCTTGTTGTTGTGGCTTTAAGTGATTTTTCCAATTATTTAATGTGTTTAACCTGTTCGTTAATTGAGTACGAATAGCCGTTTCTTTTTCTATGCTTTTTTCAGTTTGCAAAATCAGCTGATTGATCTCAATTAATTTTTCGCGTAAATAAACTAAGGCATCTTTTAAAAGAGGAATTGAATCATTTTGATTTTGTCCTTTTATAACTCCACTAGATAATAAAATGTTTTTTTCACTATTGTACACCTCTAATGAAGCTCGATACTGTTTTAACTTCCAATTTGATCGACTTAATGAATCGTTAACCTGTTTAATTTCTCGTTGAGTTTTAGCAGGAATAGTGGAGGGCACTTCTATTTTTTTAGGAACTGGATAAAACACATTATGACTAACATCAAGAATCACAAAGTTTCCTCTCCCTTTAGCCTGAATACTGTTGGTGTTAAAGTTTTTTGTAATCCCCTCAAATACTAATTTTGTAATTCCTTTTTCTAAACTAAACCGTCCTTTTCTTTTTATCTGTGCTCCTTGTAAGAATACTGTTACTTCTTTAACTTTTGAACGAACTTTTTTTTCTGTCTCAGCCCCAAAAACAATCGTTGAGACTAAAATAGTAATCGCTAAAATCAAACTCTTATTTATCATCTTGTATGTGGTTTTTTAATTATTTGATAGCTAATACAAGTGAATAAAAAGAAGGTTCAAAAAAAAGCGGTAGAAATTAAATCTCTACCGCTTTTCAAATTACTTTTACTATTTATTATTATTGCTTGATCACTTTAAATGTCGTTTTTTCATCTGTATCGCCAATGATCCTAACATAATAGATCCCATTGGCATATAGCGATAAATCAATTGGGTTATTGTTAACAAATTTCATAGCTTCTAATTTTACACCAGCAACATTATAGATTTCAATTTCTTTGATGTTTATTTCTGATGAATTGATAGTTACCATTCCTTCTGTAGGGTTAGGATATAACGTGATATGATTTTGTAAATCCTTTTCATTGATTGAAACAAACTCTCCATCAACAACAAGCATTACACATTCAATATTATTGTTTTCATTGGATTCATTAATGGCATTATTGTCATCTGCAACAAATAAAATATAATAAGTCCCTGATTCCGTATTGATAGGAATAACTAAACTTTCTGTTTCATTACTTGAATTAAGATCACTCCCAATATTAGAGACATCATCTCCTAATAAAACATCATCTGGACTTAAATTACAATCCGTTGATAAGTAATAATTTAATTCTGACGATGGTAAATTATTAGCAGTTTGGTTACCACTATAGTTTTGATTAGAAGAAACATCAACTGCTTCACCTGCAACGATACTATCTGTATTGGTTGTTACATTACTTAAACTAATGTCATTAGTCCCCGTTGCTCCACTTACTGTAATTTGAACGCACGAGACATTATTCGTCTCGTCACTTTCAGTGATATCCTGACCATTATCACCAGCAAATAAAATAAAGTAAGTTCCAGGTGCAGTAGTAACAGGTATTGATAGGTTGATCATTTCATTACTCGATGGATTATCGACTCCTAAATCTGATACACTTCCTCCAAGATACATATCGTCATTACTTAAAGTACAATCAGTTGATAAATAATAATCCATATCAACGCTATTTAGATCAGTGGTATACAAGCTCCCTGTATAAGTATGCTGTGCAATAGCAGTTAAAATATCTCCTGCGTTAACATTGATTGGTGTAACCGAAGGATTATTGACCACAACATCTTCATTATTACCAGTTTGAGCTTGACAATTAACGACTAAATCATAGCTACTACCGCTTCCATCATCAGAGTCTACGACAATATAGTAAGTTTGTCCTGCAACGACATTGGTTAATGTTGCTGAATCTTGAAATACAACTCCAGAACAATCTGAAGCATCACAACTTTCTAATATAAATACATCTAAGTCGCCTGTGAAGTTGCTTACTACAGCTGTGATAGAACCATTACTTAATGGAGTAATGGTATGCACTCTCTCTGGACCAGTTTGATTAGAATTATTACATCCATAAGTTGAAACGTTTGAAGTCGCTGTAGAACTTGTCCCGTTATAAGTCACACCACAAGTTAATGCTATAGCATTGTTACAATCTAAGATACTTGGTGCCGGAGGACAATTGACAACCAGGTCGTAGGCACTTCCACTTCCGTCATCAGCATCTACAACAATGTAATAGGTTTGTCCAGCTATGGCATTGGTGACTACAGCAGAATCACTATATACAGTACCTAAACAATCATTAGGATCACAACTTCCCAAAATATATACATCTAAATCGCCTGTATAACTACTTAAATGAGCAGTTAGTTTCCCACTATGAGCTGGGGTAATGGTATGTACTCTTTCTGGACCAGTTTCTGTCCAAGAGTTACACCCATAAGTTGTAATTGCATTGGGAGCGTTTGAAGAAGAACCAGAATAGGTTACTCCGCAAGTTAGAGGAGTGGCATTATTACAATCTAACACAGGAGGAACAGTTGTCATTCCAGTATAATACTGTGGGTTATAACCACTACTAATTAATGAAGAGACATTATATGTCCATGCAAAAACCTTCCAAAATCCAGAGCTTCCTCCTTGGCCAGTACCCGAACCTGATTCGATTGTAGAATAAGAGCCATTATTATTAATTGCAACAACAAGTCTTACATGAGATCCTGGTTTATTTACAAAATCACCAGGAACAATATCATTATAACTGTTATGATGACCAAACAAAGCATTGGTATTTAACATTGTCGTAGAGTAATGCGTATTTAAGTTATAACATCTAGAGGTAAAACCTGAACAATCAACTCCAACAGAACAATTTGGTTCAGCACCATAACCATAACTTGTTTTACTGTCTCCAGCAGATTTACCATTACTAATACCTAAATCAAATCCTGCTAAAGTACTGTTACCTCCCCAACAATAGGGTAGAGCAGTATGATTTCCTGCTGTATACCAGTTTACTGCACTAACGACTTTATTTCCACATGATACACTGTTCCAATCATTAGCTGATGTCCCTGTCCAATTGTGATTAAGGTAACTGTTCGCATTGGCAATGACTTGACCTGAAGTTTGAGAAAAAGAATAGAATGAAACAAGGGATAGTAAATAGGTGGCAAACAGTTTATTCATAGTGCATAGTTTTAATTGTCAATCCTTTATCATTAATAACAAGATAAGCTATTAAGTCATCATGTATTTTTAAGTCATTTTTCACGTAGGTGTAGGTATTATTAGGGAGTTCAATTATTTTAGAGGTAAATTGATTTTTACTTGACATTAACTGCCTTGTAGCAGTGATTGATGGGGAATAAGTAATAACATCAACAATACAAAAATAGTCTTGAGAATTTTCGCCAAATAACATAATAGAGCCAATCTCATGATTATACTTAGCCTGAACATTTATACTATCGTTTTGAGGTTGTGTTCTAATTTCAAAAGAATATGCAGATGTTTTTTGTACCCACAATTCTTCATTATCCATGGTCAGTAACGATTTTGAATGTTGAAATCCTTTTTTATCCTTGGTTAACTGATAACTTGAACCATCTGCCATTAACACGTTGATAGAATTATCAAAATTAATGAGTTTATCATATAAAGTAACATTAGCAATATTATGATTAAACTCGTTAACTATTCTTTTATCTTTAATGACATAAAATTTACTCAAACATAAAACATATAAATAGTCTCTATCTACAATGATATCAAGAGGTGTATCATGGATTTCAAGACTTATAATTGTGTCTTCAGTGATATATTTTACTAAGTTTTTGTCATAGCTTCCAGCTAAAATCAATTCATCATGAAAAGGATCAACTTCAAAAGCTGTAAAGACATAATAACCTCCCTCTAGAATTTTAAGAGGTTCTATTTTAAGGTCGTCCCAACTGTAAGCAATAGAAGAGGGGAATGGTCGACTTTCAGCTTTATGAACAACCGCTTTCTCAAGGGAGACTTGTTCCTCATTTTTTTGTTTTTTAATAGCTACAGGAGCTGCTTTTTCTGAAGTTGAAATTTTATCTGACGAGGATAACAAGTTCGTTGAAAAAACGCCTAACGTAATTAACAATAGAACAACGATGCTTATTACTAATCGTTTTTTCATTGTTTTATAACTTTAAATGTTGTTTTCTCATTCTCAGACCCTACAATTCTCACATAATAAATCCCATTGGCATATGGTGATAAATCAATTTTTTCATTATTGACCAACTCAACATCTTTTAATTTAAGTCCATTGCTATTATAAATTTCAATTTCTTGAATATTTACTTCTGAAGAGTTAATGGTAATCACACCTTCAGTAGGGTTAGGATATAACGTGATATGATTTTGTAAATCCTTTTCATTGATTGAAACAAATTCTCCATCAACAACAAGCATTACACATTCAATATTGTTGTTTTCATTGGATTCATTAATGGCATTGTTGTCATCTGCAACAAATAAAATATAATAAGTCCCTGATTCCGTATTGATAGGAATGACTAAACTTTCTGTTTCATTACTAGAGGTATTGTCACTTCCAATGTTAGACACATCATCTCCTAATAAAACATCATCTGGACTTAAATTACAATCCGTTGATAAGTAATAATTTAATTCTGACGATGGTAAATTATTAGAAGTTTGATTTCCATTATAGTTCTGATCAGAAGAAACATCAATAGCTTCACCTGCAACAATACTGTCTGTATTGGTTGTTACATTACTTAAACTAACATCATTATTTCCTGCTGCACCATTTACGGTTACCTGAACACAAGAGACATTATTCGTCTCATCATTTTCAGTGACATGCTGTCCGTTATCACCAGCAAATAAAACAAAATAAGTTCCAGGGGCAGTATTAACAGGGATAGAAAGGTTGACTATTTCATTACTCGATGGATTGTCTACCCCTAAATTGGAAATACTTCCTCCAAGGTAAACATCATCATTACTTAAATTACAATCTGTTGATAAGTAGTAATCCATATTCACTTGATTAAGGTCAGTAGTATATAAATCGCCACTATATGTATGGTCTGAATTGGCGGTAACTACACCTCCAGCATTAACTGTTTGAGGAGTTACAGTTGCGTTAAACACAACAACATCTTCATTATTTCCACTTTGTCCTTGGCAATTCACGACTAAATCATAACTACTACCGCTTCCGTTATCAGAATCTACCACAATATAGTAAGTCTGTCCTGCAACTACATTTGCTAAGATTGCTGAATCTTGGAATACAATTCCAGAGCAATCAGAAGCATCGCAACTCTCTAATATAAATACATCCAAGTCTCCAGTAAAATTACTAACTACAGCACTAATAGATCCATTACTTAATGGGGTAATCGTATGTACTCTTTCTGGTCCGGTTTGGTTGGAGTTATTACATCCATAAGTAGATATATTTGAAGGTGCTGTAGAGGCTGGTCCAGAATAAGTAACACCACATGTAAGAGGAACAGCATTTGAACAATTTAAAGTATTTGGACAATCGACAGTTAATTCATAAGAGCTCCCACTACCATCTGCTGCATCAACAACTACATAATAGGTTTGACCAGCGACAGCATTAGTATATGTTGCTGTATTAAATGTAATAGAACCTAAACAATCACTTGGATCACAACTACCTAGTATATAAACATCTAAATTACCTGTATAGTTCTCTACAATAGCAGAAATAGTACCATTCATTGACGGTGTAATTGTATGTACTCTTTCAGGGCCTGTAGAATTAATTGTAGGGGCACAACCGTAGGTAGAAGCATTAGAAGTAGCTGTAGAGGCTGCTCCAAAATAAGTAACACCACATGTAAGAGGAATAGCATTTGAACAATCCAAGTTATTAACAGCAGGAGGGCAATTTACAACTAAATCATAAGAACTACCACTTCCATCATCTGCATCAACTACAATATAATAGGTTTGACCAGCGACAGCATTTGCGTATGTCGCTGCTGCTCCTGTTACAGTTCCTAAACAATCACTTGGATCACAGCTACCTAAAATATAAACATCTAAATCTCCTGTGAAATTTGAAATTGAAGCTGTTAACGTTCCACTTGTAGTTGGAGTAATCGTATGTACTCTTTCTGGTCCTGTTTCTGTCCATGAATTACAACCGTATGTATATATATTTGACACAGCATTTGAACTAGAGCCACTATAAGTTACACCACATGTTAAAGGAACAGCATTGCTACAGTCTAGAGTAGGAGGGGTAGACCCAGTACAACTTATTCCTAGTTCATTAACAAAAACATCCACATAAGCTTGAGCAAACGCATCTCTATAGGTATTATCTTGAAGTTTAGCTGCATCAGCACTATTAGACCCAAAACCTATTTCACTTAAACAATTAACAGCATTTACATTATTTAGCACTCCTAAATGAAAGTTAAGATAAGAATCGTCTTCAACTGATCTTCTGTTGGTAAAACTTCCTGCTCCAACTATTGCTGCTTGAACTCTATCAGAAAATGTTTGACAAGCCGAATTAGAAGATGGCCCTTGGTTACACCAAAATGTTTCTGTACCATTTGCTGAAGCAGGTCCACCATTTGTGTGTAAACTGATAAAGCGATCTGCCCCCCAATTGTTCGACATAATTTCTCTTTGACTTAAACTAGGAAAGTCCCCAGGAGCACTTGATGTTCTTGTTAGATGAGAAGTGACACCTGAACAGTTGTTATCTAAAAGAGTTTTTAGCTTACTACCTACAGACATTGCTGTTTCTATTTCTAAAGGAAGCCTTTGATTAGAAGTACAGTTTTGAGTTCCGTCTGCACAATATCCATGTCCAGGATCAATTACAATTGTTTGACCTTGAATAAAAATGGGTAGAATTATCAATAAAGTATAAATTAATTTCATTTTCGTTCTTTATTTAATTATTTATTTAAATACATTGAGAATAAACCTCTATTTATATCGTCAGTGTATAGAATCTCATTATTACTTTTGAATACAGGCCACATTTCAAAAGCATTTTCAGTAGCAGTAATTTGACGAGTAATTCCTTTATTTATATCAAACATTAATAATTCTGATCCAGTAATTGTGTGACCATCAGATGATTCGTCCATAAAGCCAATTAAATAGTTAGAATCAGGACTCCAACTTGTTGCAATACCTCTACCGAAATTTCGAATAAACTGACCATCAGTCGAAAACAATAGTACATCAGCACTCCTATGAACTGCTATATACTTGTTGTTAGGAGAAATTAAAATTTTATAGTAATTCCCTTTTTCAGTGGTGATAGGCCATGTTTTATCTTTCCACTTAGCTTCAACAGCAAGTGTATATTCATTTAAATAATAAATGGTATCAGAGATACTTAAACTTCTTAATTCAATGTGTCTAGGATAATTCTGATATTCTTTTATCTCTTTTGTATTTACATTCATACTTTTTACAATAATCCTGTAATCTTTCGTTTTTTCTTTGTAATAAATTAAATCCCCATCTTTTGACCAACCAATATTGTTTCCTACTCCAGATTTCTCTAATAGTATTGCAGGAGTATGATTTATTGTCTTTTGGTAATATAAAGCATCTCCTTTGGCATTGGTATAGATCACCCCTTCTCCTTGAGGATTAAAAAGAGGTTGAGTGAATTCCCCTTGAATGATCTTTTTAACATTATCTGGTACAATAGGCTTTACAGGCGATGCATGAATACACGACTTATGATCTTTTTTTACCAATTCGCTGGCAAATTGTTCTTTGGAAGATTTATCGTTAAGTCTTGATGTAGCAACATCTGTTTGACTTTTTATGAGGGCTGGGAGTAAAATCAATGAAAGATGGGTGAATATTCTTTTCATATTATTTTATTTTGGTTATTTAATTTCAAGTGAAAATAAGCCTTTGTTTAATTTATCAGCATAAACAATGATGTTTTTAGTTTTAAATGTTGGCCACATTTCCAATGCGTTAGTTGTTGATGTTATTGGTTCTGGGGTTGCTTTGGTAAGGTCAAATTTTATTATTTCAGAATTATTGATGGAATGACCATCAGTTGAATGATCTAAAAAACCTATTAGATAGTCAGAATCAGGACTCCAATCGGTAGCTATTCCTGTCCCTAAATTACTAATAAACTCACCATTCGTAGAGAATAATAAAACATCAGTATTAAAGTGAATAGCTAAATATTTATTATTTGGAGAGGTTAATATATTATAATAATTTCCGCTTTTATTTTTATCAGAAATATTCCATTCTTTATTGTCGTATTTGGCTTTAACTGCTAAAGTTTTACTGTCTATATAATATATCGTGTCAGATATCGTTAAACTTTCTAAATCTGTTAGAGGCGGGTAACCCTCTATTGTTTTTATTTCTTTAGTATTAATATTAATGCTTTTTATGGCTATTTTATAATCTGGAGTCTTTTCCTTGAAGTACACTAAATTTCCATCTCTTGACCAAGCTATATTGTTTCCTACAGATCTTTTTTCTAATAGAACTTCAGCTGCTGTATTTTTATCTTTTTGATAATAAAGTTTTCCTTTATCATCTGTATACAGAACAGCTTGACCTTTACAAAGTATAGGTGCTGTACATAAGCCTTCTACAATTTGAGTCCTTTTTTCTAAAACCTTTTTTGATTCTAATAAACGATTATCCTGTTCAAGGGAAGCTACCGTTTTTTCGGTTTCAATAGGTGTTTTTTCTATTTGCGGTTCGTCAGTATGTGAATCTGAAGCACATGATCCAGTAATTATTGTTAATAATGCAAGAGGTATTATTATTCTTTTGTTTTTCATTATTTACTTCAATACTTTAATAGCAACTCGCTAATTAATAGAATGTTGTAAATATACAAAAGTTTTCAAATTAACCTAATACCTATAAATAAGTAGGCATTATTGTTGAAAATAGCTATAGATATAGGGGATATAAATAAAACAAGCAATACTGATAGCTGTGAAAAAAGCACAAAAAACTGCACCTGCTGCTAGGTCTTTGATCCAGCCAATTTTGGTATGGTACTCAGGATGAATAAAATCTGCTATTCTTTCAATTGCTGTATTTAAAGCTTCTGCGGTAAATATCAAGCCAAATACTAAGAATTGAAACATCCATTCATATTTGTTAATACCAACCCAAAAACCTATTCCTAAGAAAATAATAAAAAAAGCAAATTGAACCATTACACTATGTTCTGATTTAAAAAATGCAACAGCACCTTTAAATGCAGTAACACCGCCTTTTAATCGACCTTTAAAAAATCCCCCATCATTATTCATAACATCTTTTTTCAAATCTTTTACAAAGTTATGCAATCACTTGCTGTATTTAGGGGATATTGAATAAGCTTCTTTACATAACATTGTTAAAAAAACTATTTAGATAAAGCTATTTTAACTTTTCTTTTCTTAATTTTCTCTTTCGTTACGCGTTTTAAAACTTGCTGAACTTTATTGGCTTTTATCGCTGCATAAGAAAATTGATCAAACACTTCTATTTTTCCTAATTCATCTTTTTTAAGCATTCCTTTTTTCATAAAAAAGCCTACTAAATCAATTTTGTTGATTTTATCTTTTTTACCACCTCCAACATAAATAGTCTTCCATTCTGTTGCTGGAGGGATAATGATTTCTTCTTCTAATTTTTTGAACGCTACTTCGGTGTTGATGTATTCTGGAATATTTTCCAATTCAGAAAGCACAAGAAATGCAGCTCCTTTCTCATGCATTCTCGCAGTTCGACCATTTCTATGGATATAAGCATCTTCCTTTGGAGGAAGTTGATAATGAACGACATTTTGTATCTCTGGAATATCAAGTCCTCTAGCTGCTAAATCTGTAGTGATTAATAGAGTAGAAGTACCATTTCTAAATTTCACTAATGCTCTTTCTCTTTCATTTTGATTCAAGCCTCCATGAAATACACTATTTTCTATTTCGTTTTTAGAAAGCAATTTTGAAATTCGATCTACAGCCTCTCGATGGTTACAGAACACTAGCGTTAAATCATTTTGAAAAGTACAAACTAATTCAAATAATACTTGAAGTTTATCGTTTTCTTCAGCTCTTACTTCAAATAGCGACAACCCTTTTACCTTTTGTTGAGCTGAAAAATCTACGATTTGACATTCTTTAGCTCCGACAAAATGAGGGACACTTCCTATTGCTGTAGCAGAAGTTAAATAACGTTGTTTAATATTTACTAGTCGTTTAATGATGGCTTTCATTTCTTCTTGAAAACCAAATTCTAAGGCTTTATCAAACTCGTCTAAAATCAAAGTTTGAATTGTTTTAGGATCAAAGTTTTTTCGATT from Flavobacteriales bacterium harbors:
- a CDS encoding N-acetylmuramoyl-L-alanine amidase encodes the protein MKLIYTLLIILPIFIQGQTIVIDPGHGYCADGTQNCTSNQRLPLEIETAMSVGSKLKTLLDNNCSGVTSHLTRTSSAPGDFPSLSQREIMSNNWGADRFISLHTNGGPASANGTETFWCNQGPSSNSACQTFSDRVQAAIVGAGSFTNRRSVEDDSYLNFHLGVLNNVNAVNCLSEIGFGSNSADAAKLQDNTYRDAFAQAYVDVFVNELGISCTGSTPPTLDCSNAVPLTCGVTYSGSSSNAVSNIYTYGCNSWTETGPERVHTITPTTSGTLTASISNFTGDLDVYILGSCDPSDCLGTVTGAAATYANAVAGQTYYIVVDADDGSGSSYDLVVNCPPAVNNLDCSNAIPLTCGVTYFGAASTATSNASTYGCAPTINSTGPERVHTITPSMNGTISAIVENYTGNLDVYILGSCDPSDCLGSITFNTATYTNAVAGQTYYVVVDAADGSGSSYELTVDCPNTLNCSNAVPLTCGVTYSGPASTAPSNISTYGCNNSNQTGPERVHTITPLSNGSISAVVSNFTGDLDVFILESCDASDCSGIVFQDSAILANVVAGQTYYIVVDSDNGSGSSYDLVVNCQGQSGNNEDVVVFNATVTPQTVNAGGVVTANSDHTYSGDLYTTDLNQVNMDYYLSTDCNLSNDDVYLGGSISNLGVDNPSSNEIVNLSIPVNTAPGTYFVLFAGDNGQHVTENDETNNVSCVQVTVNGAAGNNDVSLSNVTTNTDSIVAGEAIDVSSDQNYNGNQTSNNLPSSELNYYLSTDCNLSPDDVLLGDDVSNIGSDNTSSNETESLVIPINTESGTYYILFVADDNNAINESNENNNIECVMLVVDGEFVSINEKDLQNHITLYPNPTEGVITINSSEVNIQEIEIYNSNGLKLKDVELVNNEKIDLSPYANGIYYVRIVGSENEKTTFKVIKQ
- a CDS encoding diacylglycerol kinase family protein — protein: MNNDGGFFKGRLKGGVTAFKGAVAFFKSEHSVMVQFAFFIIFLGIGFWVGINKYEWMFQFLVFGLIFTAEALNTAIERIADFIHPEYHTKIGWIKDLAAGAVFCAFFTAISIACFIYIPYIYSYFQQ
- a CDS encoding DEAD/DEAH box helicase produces the protein MKLTTFQKKTLNQLPFDQLNKMQEAFITNARSHQNLMLLSPTGSGKTFAFLFPLLERLNPKLEGVQALIIVPSRELALQIEQVFKSMKTGFKVNAVYGGHAIKTERNNFSEPPAVLVGTPGRIDDHLNRKNFDPKTIQTLILDEFDKALEFGFQEEMKAIIKRLVNIKQRYLTSATAIGSVPHFVGAKECQIVDFSAQQKVKGLSLFEVRAEENDKLQVLFELVCTFQNDLTLVFCNHREAVDRISKLLSKNEIENSVFHGGLNQNERERALVKFRNGTSTLLITTDLAARGLDIPEIQNVVHYQLPPKEDAYIHRNGRTARMHEKGAAFLVLSELENIPEYINTEVAFKKLEEEIIIPPATEWKTIYVGGGKKDKINKIDLVGFFMKKGMLKKDELGKIEVFDQFSYAAIKANKVQQVLKRVTKEKIKKRKVKIALSK